The Mesotoga sp. Brook.08.105.5.1 genomic interval TCATAGAGTTTTCTCTTTCCTATTCCCCACTCTCTACACATTCTCTCGATGTTAAGGGTAGGGACTTTTGATATCGCTAGGAATCCCAGAACGGCACTCATCAATCTGAAGTGAATATCTGAGATTTGAGCCACAAAGAACGGGACATCACCGTGGATAGTTTTTTCGATGATGTGTTCAATCTGTTCTTTATAATCCCACTCTAAATAAGACGGTCTGAATCCGCGGTCAAGATACTCCTCGAAAGCCGCCAGAACGTTAATACTGCCCATTATCTCTTTGGCCACAGAAGAGTCGAGAGCGAACGGATTGAGTAGCGGCAAAAGCACACCGTCTCTCAGATATATGTACTCTCTCAAAGACATTAGGGGGATGTGGACTCTGGAGAATCTTCTGGAGAGATCCGCAATGCCCTGTCTCAGTATCAGGCTGCTACTATCGCTTGCTATTATTAGCTTTGTCGGATAGGCGTCGTAGATGGCCTTCAGATGAATGCTCCAGTCCCTTGCATAGTGAGTTTCATCGACGATATTGCCTCGTAGCCCCTGACAAATGCTGTACTCGTTATACTCCAGAGGTCAGTTGTGGCGACCAGAGGATTGTCGGCGGAGAGGTAGAGTATTCTTCTGCTCTGAATCTGTTCAAAAGGAATGTGGTCTTTCCAACACCACGAGACCCA includes:
- a CDS encoding ATP-binding protein, which encodes MSLREYIYLRDGVLLPLLNPFALDSSVAKEIMGSINVLAAFEEYLDRGFRPSYLEWDYKEQIEHIIEKTIHGDVPFFVAQISDIHFRLMSAVLGFLAISKVPTLNIERMCREWGIGKRKLYELLSIMDATGIIRIIFKENDNRTFSKGEKIFFGDPAFYYIGAKNTGTRREAYVAEAFEDAGSRVFACPDEQNGDFLINKTVVEVGGKNKRRQTS